In Thermosynechococcus sichuanensis E542, a single genomic region encodes these proteins:
- a CDS encoding cyclic nucleotide-binding domain-containing protein → MIDRLSWLQTHTPFKSLSLEALEAIAAALRTESIAANRRIVLEDTPVTHLIILRSGELEAYHTTRDRPATVTTLLPGTVLHWPELVLEQQAPQTVITLTDCELWTLPREVFAPLADQFPELRQQVSQQLQSALSDLAHEQERQAVLRPYLVPRVKQGIVGSSRYAVRLRQGIKEAARDRQPVLIFGEPGLEKDNIAALIHYGSRDRRQPLIRFNCGTLSANGAELFGKATKPGLLDWVAEGTLILNNVHEWPAHLYPQLRRLVAEQTYEPVADPPALPRRFPGRLILIAEKKGCDCQDLVHHQIKVPPLRVTKADIEALVNYYIALYCRQRGIPKPRITPEALRRLQSYDFPGNLRELASLVERALVQADGAELLTEEVFWPERSRQRRFRWNLLNAYPQLRAFLRSPWWPDRLNYGLTLWLFPLIVAIGLWGPQDRPHNFTLNLFWAWWWPVSLLIFPFLGRIWCAVCPFMIYGEVLQRLSLKIWPRQLRPWPRQLAERWGGWVLFGLFAVILLWEELWDLPNTAYLSSWLLILITAGAVIFSQLYERRFWCRYLCPIGGMNGLFGKLSILELRAQQGVCAASCQTYQCYKGGPALGEGQETGGCPVYSHPAQLTDNRNCVLCMTCLKACPHRSVEVNLRPPAIDLWTSHEATAAEVCLLFLLLGAVVLHRLPLLLAWLGLTEAHFWLQGMIAVVALALPGLLAWGWHQMQRQGSVPFVRLAYGYLPLVLGANLAYYLPLGLGEAGQLLPVTFATFGLDGASLPSWQAHPAVIGFLQTTTLVVSTLASLLLSQKIARSPLRQMWHPWLGIIALAWGIAYLL, encoded by the coding sequence ATGATCGATCGCCTGAGTTGGCTGCAAACCCATACTCCCTTCAAATCGCTTTCTTTGGAAGCATTAGAGGCGATCGCTGCTGCCCTACGCACAGAATCGATTGCAGCCAATCGCCGTATTGTCCTTGAAGACACACCGGTAACCCATCTAATCATCCTGCGATCAGGAGAATTGGAGGCCTACCACACCACCCGCGATCGCCCCGCCACTGTGACGACACTTTTACCGGGAACGGTCTTGCACTGGCCAGAACTGGTGCTGGAGCAACAGGCACCGCAAACAGTAATTACCCTCACGGACTGTGAACTGTGGACATTGCCCCGCGAGGTGTTTGCCCCATTGGCTGATCAATTTCCTGAACTCCGCCAACAGGTGTCGCAGCAGTTGCAAAGTGCCCTCAGTGATCTTGCCCATGAGCAGGAGCGGCAGGCAGTGTTGCGCCCCTATCTTGTGCCGCGAGTGAAACAGGGAATTGTGGGGAGTAGTCGCTATGCGGTGCGTTTACGCCAAGGGATTAAGGAGGCCGCTCGCGATCGCCAACCGGTATTGATTTTTGGTGAACCGGGTCTGGAAAAGGACAATATTGCTGCACTGATTCATTATGGCTCGCGCGATCGCCGTCAGCCCCTAATTCGTTTTAACTGCGGCACCTTATCCGCCAATGGGGCAGAACTCTTTGGCAAAGCCACGAAGCCCGGTCTCCTTGACTGGGTCGCAGAGGGCACCCTGATCCTCAACAATGTCCATGAATGGCCCGCCCACCTCTATCCGCAACTGCGCCGCCTTGTGGCGGAACAGACCTATGAACCAGTCGCTGACCCCCCCGCACTCCCCCGCCGCTTTCCGGGGCGATTGATCCTGATTGCCGAAAAGAAAGGCTGCGATTGCCAAGACCTAGTGCACCACCAAATTAAAGTACCACCGCTGCGGGTGACAAAGGCGGACATTGAAGCCTTGGTGAATTACTATATTGCCCTCTACTGCCGGCAACGGGGCATTCCTAAGCCTCGAATCACCCCCGAAGCCCTACGACGGCTGCAAAGTTATGATTTTCCCGGCAATCTGCGGGAGTTGGCGAGTCTAGTGGAGCGTGCCCTTGTGCAAGCAGACGGGGCGGAGTTGCTCACTGAAGAGGTCTTTTGGCCGGAGCGATCGCGCCAACGGCGATTTCGTTGGAACCTACTCAATGCCTATCCCCAATTGCGTGCCTTTCTACGCAGTCCGTGGTGGCCCGATCGCCTCAACTATGGCCTGACCCTTTGGCTGTTTCCCCTAATTGTCGCCATTGGTCTCTGGGGACCCCAAGATCGCCCACACAACTTTACCCTGAACCTCTTTTGGGCGTGGTGGTGGCCGGTCTCATTGCTAATTTTTCCCTTTTTGGGGCGCATTTGGTGTGCGGTTTGTCCCTTTATGATCTACGGCGAAGTCCTGCAAAGGCTGTCCCTGAAGATCTGGCCGCGCCAGCTACGCCCTTGGCCGCGTCAACTAGCTGAACGCTGGGGAGGCTGGGTGCTCTTTGGCCTCTTTGCGGTGATTCTGCTGTGGGAGGAATTATGGGATTTACCCAATACCGCCTATCTATCCAGTTGGCTGCTGATCTTGATTACAGCGGGAGCCGTGATTTTTTCCCAGCTTTATGAACGCCGCTTTTGGTGTCGCTATCTCTGCCCCATTGGTGGCATGAATGGCCTCTTTGGCAAACTCTCCATTCTTGAATTGCGGGCACAGCAGGGGGTGTGTGCTGCTAGTTGCCAAACCTACCAATGCTACAAAGGCGGTCCTGCCCTTGGCGAAGGTCAAGAAACGGGGGGCTGTCCCGTCTATTCCCATCCGGCTCAACTGACAGATAACCGCAACTGCGTTTTGTGTATGACCTGTCTCAAGGCTTGCCCCCATCGCTCGGTGGAAGTGAATCTGCGTCCGCCAGCCATTGATCTCTGGACTAGTCATGAGGCCACGGCGGCGGAAGTTTGCCTGCTGTTTTTGCTCTTGGGGGCGGTGGTGCTACACCGTTTACCCCTGCTTTTGGCATGGTTGGGACTGACAGAAGCTCATTTTTGGTTACAGGGGATGATTGCGGTGGTGGCCCTAGCTCTGCCGGGACTCTTGGCATGGGGTTGGCATCAGATGCAACGACAAGGTTCAGTGCCCTTTGTGCGCTTGGCCTATGGGTATCTGCCTTTGGTGCTGGGTGCCAATTTGGCCTATTATTTACCCCTTGGTCTGGGGGAGGCGGGTCAGTTGTTGCCCGTAACCTTTGCAACCTTTGGCCTCGATGGAGCCAGTTTACCCAGTTGGCAAGCCCATCCAGCGGTGATCGGGTTCCTGCAAACGACCACACTTGTCGTCAGTACCCTTGCCAGTTTACTCCTCAGTCAAAAGATTGCGCGATCGCCCCTGCGACAAATGTGGCACCCTTGGCTAGGCATTATCGCTCTCGCTTGGGGAATCGCCTATTTGCTTTGA
- the typA gene encoding translational GTPase TypA → MSLPIRNVAIIAHVDHGKTTLVDALLRQSGTFREGEDIPECVMDSNDLERERGITILAKNTAVRYKDLTINIVDTPGHADFGGEVERVLGMVEGCLLIVDANEGPMPQTRFVLKKALEKGLRPIVVVNKIDRPQAEPYKAIDKVLDLFIELGADDDQCEFPYLFASGLAGYAKTALDEEGKDMQPLFEAIVRHIPPPVGSPDAPLQLQVTTLDYSEYLGRIVIGKIHNGTVQVGQQAALVKDNGQIVKAKITKLLGFEGLKRIELETASAGNIVAIAGFSDANIGETITDPNNPQALPLIKVDEPTLQMTFAVNDSPFAGQEGTFVTSRQLRDRLFRELETNVALRVEETDSPDRFAVSGRGELHLGILIETMRREGYEFQVSQPQVIYREVNGQPCEPYECLVLDVPDEAVGGCIERLGQRRGEMQDMQVGGNGRTQLEFVIPARGLIGFRGEFMRLTRGEGIMNHSFLDYRPLAGEISTRRNGVLIAFEEGTATFYALKNAEDRGVFFITPGTKVYKGMIVGEHNRPQDLEINVCKAKQLTNFRSSTGDELVQLQAPVEMSLERALEYIGPDELVEVTPKSIRLRKMSRKLARR, encoded by the coding sequence ATGAGTCTGCCGATTCGTAATGTTGCCATTATCGCCCACGTTGACCACGGCAAAACCACTCTGGTGGATGCCCTGCTGCGTCAGTCAGGTACCTTTCGTGAAGGGGAAGATATTCCCGAGTGCGTGATGGACTCCAATGATCTGGAGCGCGAGCGCGGCATTACGATTCTGGCCAAGAATACAGCGGTTCGCTACAAAGACTTGACGATTAACATTGTGGATACCCCTGGCCACGCCGATTTTGGCGGTGAAGTGGAGCGCGTCCTTGGCATGGTGGAGGGTTGTCTGCTGATTGTGGATGCCAATGAAGGGCCGATGCCCCAGACGCGGTTTGTCCTCAAAAAGGCTCTTGAAAAAGGTCTGCGCCCCATTGTGGTTGTCAATAAAATTGACCGGCCTCAGGCAGAACCCTACAAGGCCATTGATAAGGTCTTGGACTTATTTATTGAACTGGGGGCGGATGACGATCAGTGTGAGTTTCCCTATCTGTTTGCTTCGGGCTTGGCGGGCTACGCAAAAACGGCTCTAGACGAAGAGGGCAAAGATATGCAACCCCTCTTTGAGGCCATTGTCCGCCATATTCCACCGCCAGTGGGCAGTCCCGATGCGCCGCTGCAACTTCAGGTCACAACCTTGGATTACTCGGAGTACTTAGGGCGAATTGTCATTGGCAAAATCCACAATGGTACGGTGCAGGTGGGGCAGCAGGCGGCCTTGGTCAAGGATAACGGCCAAATTGTCAAGGCAAAGATTACCAAACTCTTGGGCTTTGAGGGACTGAAGCGGATTGAATTGGAAACGGCAAGTGCCGGCAATATTGTGGCGATCGCGGGCTTTAGTGATGCCAACATTGGCGAAACCATCACTGACCCCAACAACCCCCAAGCCCTGCCCCTGATCAAAGTGGATGAACCAACCCTGCAAATGACCTTTGCGGTCAATGACTCCCCCTTTGCAGGTCAGGAGGGAACCTTTGTTACCTCGCGGCAATTGCGCGATCGCCTCTTTCGGGAACTGGAAACCAACGTGGCGCTGCGGGTCGAAGAAACCGACTCCCCCGATCGCTTTGCCGTTTCTGGTCGGGGTGAATTGCACCTTGGCATTCTCATTGAAACGATGCGCCGCGAAGGCTATGAATTCCAGGTGTCTCAGCCACAGGTGATCTACCGTGAAGTGAATGGTCAGCCCTGCGAACCCTATGAATGTTTAGTGCTGGACGTTCCCGATGAAGCTGTTGGTGGCTGTATTGAGCGTTTAGGCCAGCGACGCGGCGAAATGCAGGATATGCAGGTGGGGGGCAATGGTCGGACGCAACTGGAGTTTGTCATTCCAGCGCGGGGTCTGATTGGTTTTCGTGGCGAATTTATGCGCCTAACCCGCGGCGAAGGGATTATGAACCACAGCTTTTTGGACTATCGTCCCTTGGCAGGTGAAATTAGCACCCGTCGCAATGGCGTCTTAATTGCCTTTGAGGAGGGCACGGCCACCTTCTATGCCCTGAAAAACGCCGAAGATCGTGGTGTCTTTTTCATTACCCCCGGCACCAAAGTCTATAAAGGCATGATTGTCGGTGAGCACAATCGTCCCCAAGACCTTGAAATTAACGTCTGCAAAGCCAAACAACTCACCAACTTCCGCTCCTCAACGGGGGATGAACTGGTGCAACTGCAAGCCCCCGTGGAAATGAGCCTAGAGCGGGCACTAGAGTACATTGGCCCCGACGAACTGGTGGAGGTGACGCCTAAGTCCATCCGGCTGAGGAAAATGAGCAGGAAGCTGGCACGCCGCTAA
- a CDS encoding DUF3593 domain-containing protein — protein MLTNTFFALSLFPYLGFLYFMTRNPNTPRLALIGFYGTLVFVAVTIPAGLYAQKVYGTTLANVDGLHGGAEFFLTFANILIALGFRRALKES, from the coding sequence ATGCTTACCAATACCTTTTTTGCCCTCTCGCTGTTTCCCTATTTGGGGTTTTTGTACTTCATGACCCGCAACCCCAATACCCCCCGTCTAGCCCTCATTGGCTTCTATGGGACACTGGTCTTTGTCGCGGTCACGATTCCAGCGGGACTCTATGCCCAAAAGGTCTATGGCACAACCCTCGCCAATGTGGACGGGTTGCACGGGGGAGCAGAATTTTTTCTGACCTTCGCCAATATCCTCATTGCCTTGGGCTTTCGCCGCGCCCTCAAAGAATCTTGA
- a CDS encoding right-handed parallel beta-helix repeat-containing protein — translation MTTISDILRQQLQKDSSLLNRPTQLQALLRDLCHQLPPWQVNTVILAQEQGIATKLLQDSQSDPALLVSRLTQVLMHETGLQEEVAHLGVSAWAFALGISGQVSTDRSISVTPSQSKVTSPQTTQVTVAPYGSADYRSIREALASVPAGSTIIIKPGQYHESLILNKPVEIIGDGPVAEIVLVTEDSACILMQTTNARVANLTLRTTHDGENACVDIQQGRLILEDCDIQSSSFVGVIIKNSGTNPVIRRCHIHESKSAGILIYEGASGVIEECNIWGNALAGVGIIHANSNPTIRRCQIHEGKTSGILIGEGASGVIEDCNIWGNAFAGVRIRDANSNPTIRRCQIHEGKTSGIFIHDGASGVIEDCNIWGNAVVGVGISDANSNPTIRGCEIHEGKTSGIFIHDGASGVIEDCNIWGNAVVGVEISDANSNPTIRGCEIHEGEQYGILIGEGASGVIEDCNIWGNAFAGVRIRDANSNPTIRRCQIHEGKTSGIFIHDGASGVIEDCNIWGNAVVGVGISDANSNPTIRRCEIHEGQEVGIIIGEGASGVIEDCNIWGNALAEVGISDANSNPTIRRCEIHEGKQSGIFIHDGASGVIEECNIWGNAVVGVEISDANSNPTIRRCEIHEGQGVGIGIGEGASGVIEECNIWGNAVAGVEIGDANSNPTIRRCEIHEGQGVGIGIGEGASGVIEECNIWGNNEAGVWISDANSNPTIRRCQIHEGQGGGIGISKGASGVIEDCNIWGNAHLGVGIFDANSNPTIRRCQIHEGKQGGIGIGAGASGVIEDCNIWGNAFAGVGIRDANSNPTIRRCQIHEGKTSGIFIHDGASGVIEDCNIWGNAFAGVEIRNANSNPTIRRCQIHEGKTGGIFIHDGASGVIEDCNIWGNTGAGIYIQDQNSHPKIHRCEVYDNGDAQVLNGV, via the coding sequence ATGACCACAATAAGCGACATTCTGCGGCAGCAACTGCAAAAGGATAGCAGCCTCCTCAATCGTCCTACCCAACTGCAAGCTCTGCTCAGGGATTTGTGCCATCAATTGCCACCTTGGCAAGTCAACACAGTCATCCTTGCTCAAGAACAGGGTATCGCCACAAAACTGCTACAGGATAGCCAGAGCGATCCAGCTCTACTGGTTAGTCGCTTGACTCAGGTTCTAATGCATGAAACGGGCTTGCAGGAAGAAGTAGCTCACTTGGGGGTGTCAGCTTGGGCCTTTGCTCTGGGGATTTCTGGACAAGTCAGTACTGATCGCTCAATCTCGGTCACGCCCTCACAATCCAAGGTCACTTCCCCGCAAACGACTCAAGTGACTGTTGCCCCCTATGGCAGTGCTGATTACCGCAGTATTCGTGAGGCTCTCGCATCAGTACCCGCAGGCAGCACAATTATCATCAAGCCGGGGCAGTATCATGAAAGTCTTATTTTGAATAAACCTGTTGAAATTATTGGCGATGGTCCAGTAGCAGAGATCGTTCTTGTTACTGAGGATAGCGCCTGTATTTTGATGCAAACTACGAATGCCCGCGTTGCCAATTTAACCCTGAGAACAACCCATGATGGCGAGAATGCCTGCGTAGATATTCAGCAAGGTCGTTTAATTTTAGAAGATTGTGACATTCAGTCCAGTTCATTTGTAGGAGTTATTATTAAGAATTCAGGAACCAATCCTGTGATCCGCCGCTGCCATATCCATGAAAGCAAAAGTGCAGGAATCCTCATCTATGAGGGTGCCAGTGGTGTGATTGAAGAATGTAACATTTGGGGCAATGCTCTCGCAGGAGTTGGGATTATCCATGCCAACAGCAACCCCACCATCCGTCGTTGTCAGATTCATGAGGGAAAAACAAGTGGAATTTTGATTGGTGAGGGTGCCAGTGGTGTGATTGAAGACTGCAACATTTGGGGCAATGCTTTCGCAGGAGTTAGGATTAGAGATGCCAACAGTAACCCCACCATCCGTCGTTGTCAGATTCATGAGGGAAAAACAAGTGGAATCTTCATCCATGATGGTGCCAGTGGTGTGATTGAAGACTGCAACATTTGGGGCAATGCTGTCGTAGGAGTTGGGATTAGCGATGCCAACAGCAACCCCACCATCCGTGGTTGTGAGATTCATGAGGGAAAAACAAGTGGAATCTTCATCCATGATGGTGCCAGTGGTGTGATTGAAGACTGCAACATTTGGGGCAATGCTGTCGTAGGAGTTGAGATTAGCGATGCCAACAGCAACCCCACAATCCGTGGTTGTGAGATTCATGAGGGAGAACAATATGGAATTTTGATTGGTGAGGGTGCCAGTGGTGTGATTGAAGACTGCAACATTTGGGGCAATGCTTTCGCAGGAGTTAGGATTAGAGATGCCAACAGCAACCCCACCATCCGTCGTTGTCAGATTCATGAGGGAAAAACAAGTGGAATCTTCATCCATGATGGTGCCAGTGGTGTGATTGAAGACTGCAACATTTGGGGCAATGCTGTCGTAGGAGTTGGGATTAGCGATGCCAACAGCAATCCCACAATCCGTCGTTGTGAGATTCATGAGGGACAAGAAGTTGGAATTATCATTGGTGAAGGTGCCAGTGGTGTGATTGAAGACTGCAACATTTGGGGCAATGCTCTCGCAGAAGTTGGGATTAGTGATGCCAACAGCAACCCCACAATCCGTCGTTGTGAGATTCATGAGGGAAAACAAAGTGGAATCTTCATCCATGATGGTGCCAGTGGTGTGATTGAAGAATGTAACATTTGGGGCAATGCTGTCGTAGGAGTTGAGATTAGCGATGCCAACAGCAACCCCACAATCCGTCGTTGTGAGATTCATGAGGGACAAGGAGTTGGAATTGGCATTGGTGAAGGTGCCAGTGGTGTGATTGAAGAATGTAACATTTGGGGCAATGCTGTCGCAGGAGTTGAGATTGGCGATGCCAACAGCAACCCCACCATCCGTCGTTGTGAGATTCATGAGGGACAAGGAGTTGGAATTGGCATTGGTGAAGGTGCCAGTGGTGTGATTGAAGAATGTAACATTTGGGGCAATAATGAGGCAGGAGTTTGGATTAGCGATGCCAACAGCAACCCCACCATCCGTCGTTGTCAGATTCATGAAGGACAAGGAGGTGGAATTGGCATTAGTAAAGGTGCCAGTGGTGTGATTGAAGACTGCAACATTTGGGGCAATGCTCACCTAGGAGTTGGGATTTTCGATGCCAACAGCAACCCCACCATCCGTCGTTGTCAGATTCATGAGGGAAAACAAGGTGGAATTGGCATTGGTGCAGGTGCCAGTGGTGTGATTGAAGACTGCAACATTTGGGGCAATGCTTTCGCAGGAGTTGGGATTAGAGATGCCAACAGCAACCCCACCATCCGTCGTTGTCAGATTCATGAGGGAAAAACAAGTGGAATCTTCATCCATGATGGTGCCAGTGGTGTGATTGAAGACTGCAACATTTGGGGAAATGCTTTCGCGGGAGTTGAGATTAGAAATGCCAACAGCAACCCCACCATCCGTCGTTGTCAGATTCATGAGGGAAAAACAGGTGGAATCTTCATCCATGATGGTGCCAGTGGTGTGATTGAAGACTGCAACATTTGGGGAAATACTGGAGCAGGAATCTACATTCAAGATCAAAATAGTCATCCTAAAATCCATCGTTGTGAAGTTTATGATAATGGAGATGCACAAGTATTGAACGGAGTTTGA
- a CDS encoding right-handed parallel beta-helix repeat-containing protein, whose protein sequence is MTTISDILRQQLQKDSSLLNRPTQLQALLRDLCHQLPPWQVNTVILAQKQGIPTKLLQDSQSDPALLVSRLTQVLMHETGLQEEVARLGVSAWAFALGISGQVSTDRSISVTPSQSKVTSPQTTQVTVAPYGSADYRSIREALASVPAGSTIIIKPGQYHESLILNKPVEIIGDGSVAEIVLVTEDSACILMQTTNARVANLTLRTTHDGENACVDIQQGRLILEDCDIQSSSFVGVIIKNSGTNPVIRRCHIHESKSAGILIREGASGVIEDCNIWGNAFAGVQISNANSNPTIRRCEIHEGKTNGIIIGEGASGVIEDCNIWGNALAGVGIIHVNSNPTIRRCQIHEGEECGIWIGEGASGVIEDCNIWGNNEAGVLISNANSNPTIRRCEIHEGKTNGIIIGEGASGVIEDCNIWGNALAGVGIIHVNSNPTIRRCQIHEGEECGIWIGEGASGVIEDCNIWGNNEAGVLISNANSNPTIRRCQIHEGKQRGIIIGEGASGVIEDCNIWGNALAGVGIRDANSNPTIRRCQIHEGEECGIWIGEGASGVIEDCNIWGNTRAGVYIRDANSNPTIRRCEIHEGKQGGILIHLGASGVIEDCNIWGDAVIGVGIAYANSNPTIRRCQIHEGKQRGIIIGEGASGVIEDCNIWGNNEAGVTIRDANSNPTIRRCQIHEEEQFGIFIHDGASGVIEDCNIWGNALAGVGIIHVNSNPTIRRCQIHEGKQHGIIIGEGASGVIEDCNIWGNTVAGIYILDQNSHPKIRRCEVRDRIQPSRWNPFFSQR, encoded by the coding sequence ATGACCACAATAAGCGATATTCTGCGGCAGCAACTGCAAAAGGATAGCAGCCTCCTCAATCGTCCTACCCAACTGCAAGCTCTGCTCAGGGATTTGTGCCATCAATTGCCACCTTGGCAAGTCAACACAGTCATCCTTGCTCAAAAACAGGGTATCCCCACAAAACTGCTACAGGATAGCCAGAGCGATCCAGCTCTACTGGTTAGTCGCTTGACTCAGGTTCTAATGCATGAAACGGGCTTGCAGGAAGAAGTAGCTCGCTTGGGGGTGTCAGCTTGGGCCTTTGCTCTGGGGATTTCTGGACAAGTCAGTACTGATCGCTCAATCTCGGTCACGCCCTCACAATCCAAGGTCACTTCCCCGCAAACGACTCAAGTGACTGTTGCCCCCTATGGCAGTGCTGATTACCGCAGTATTCGTGAGGCTCTCGCATCAGTACCCGCAGGCAGCACAATTATCATCAAGCCGGGGCAGTATCATGAAAGTCTTATTTTGAATAAACCTGTTGAAATTATTGGTGATGGTTCAGTAGCAGAGATCGTTCTTGTTACTGAGGATAGCGCCTGTATTTTGATGCAAACTACGAATGCCCGCGTTGCCAATTTAACCCTGAGAACAACCCATGATGGCGAGAATGCCTGCGTAGATATTCAGCAAGGTCGTTTAATTTTAGAAGATTGTGACATTCAGTCCAGTTCATTTGTAGGAGTTATTATTAAGAATTCAGGAACCAATCCTGTGATCCGCCGCTGCCATATCCATGAAAGCAAAAGTGCAGGAATCCTCATTCGTGAGGGTGCCAGTGGTGTGATTGAAGACTGCAACATTTGGGGCAATGCTTTCGCAGGAGTTCAGATTAGCAATGCCAACAGCAACCCCACCATCCGTCGTTGTGAGATTCATGAGGGAAAAACAAATGGAATTATCATTGGTGAGGGTGCCAGTGGTGTGATTGAAGACTGCAACATTTGGGGCAATGCTCTCGCAGGAGTTGGGATTATCCATGTCAACAGCAACCCCACCATCCGTCGTTGTCAGATTCATGAGGGAGAAGAATGTGGAATTTGGATTGGTGAGGGTGCCAGTGGTGTGATTGAAGACTGCAACATTTGGGGAAATAATGAAGCAGGAGTTTTGATTAGCAATGCCAACAGCAACCCCACCATCCGTCGTTGTGAGATTCATGAGGGAAAAACAAATGGAATTATCATTGGTGAGGGTGCCAGTGGTGTGATTGAAGACTGCAACATTTGGGGCAATGCTCTCGCAGGAGTTGGGATTATCCATGTCAACAGCAACCCCACCATCCGTCGTTGTCAGATTCATGAGGGAGAAGAATGTGGAATTTGGATTGGTGAGGGTGCCAGTGGTGTGATTGAAGACTGCAACATTTGGGGCAATAATGAAGCAGGAGTTTTGATTAGCAATGCCAACAGCAACCCCACCATCCGTCGTTGTCAGATTCATGAGGGAAAACAACGTGGAATTATCATTGGTGAGGGTGCCAGTGGTGTGATTGAAGACTGCAACATTTGGGGCAATGCTCTCGCAGGAGTTGGGATTAGAGATGCCAACAGTAACCCCACCATCCGTCGTTGTCAGATTCATGAGGGAGAAGAATGTGGAATTTGGATTGGTGAGGGTGCCAGTGGTGTGATTGAAGACTGCAACATTTGGGGAAATACTAGAGCAGGAGTTTACATTAGAGATGCCAACAGCAACCCCACCATCCGTCGTTGTGAGATTCATGAGGGAAAACAAGGCGGAATTTTGATTCATCTTGGTGCCAGTGGTGTGATTGAAGACTGCAACATTTGGGGCGATGCTGTCATAGGAGTTGGGATTGCCTATGCTAACAGCAACCCCACCATCCGTCGTTGTCAGATTCATGAGGGAAAACAACGTGGAATTATCATTGGTGAGGGTGCCAGTGGTGTGATTGAAGACTGCAACATTTGGGGAAATAATGAAGCAGGAGTTACGATTAGAGATGCCAACAGCAACCCCACCATCCGTCGTTGTCAGATTCATGAGGAAGAACAATTTGGAATCTTCATCCATGATGGCGCCAGTGGTGTGATTGAAGACTGCAACATTTGGGGCAATGCTCTCGCAGGAGTTGGGATTATCCATGTCAACAGCAACCCCACCATCCGTCGTTGTCAGATTCATGAGGGAAAACAACATGGAATTATCATTGGTGAGGGTGCCAGTGGTGTGATTGAAGACTGCAACATTTGGGGAAATACTGTAGCAGGAATCTACATTCTAGATCAAAATAGTCATCCTAAAATCCGTCGTTGTGAAGTTAGGGACAGGATTCAACCCTCCCGATGGAATCCGTTTTTTTCACAAAGATAG